The Bubalus kerabau isolate K-KA32 ecotype Philippines breed swamp buffalo chromosome 14, PCC_UOA_SB_1v2, whole genome shotgun sequence genome segment atcatggcaacacagaatttaaaaataaacccccttttaattttgtatagagaagggaaaaattgacacttgtagtttgtttcctcctgcggCTTAAGAGAGAGATGAAAACGTCTGACACTTGGGGCCTATTTCCTCTGGgcccctgggcttcctgcctgtgACCCTcacacctgtccttcactatctcccggagctcatccaatgagtcggtgatgccatctaaccatctcgtcctctgtcatccccttttcctgccctcaatctttcccagcattaggggctTTCTCAACCAGTCGGCTCTTCGCACCAGGTAGCTTGCAGCTAACCACAAAAGACAGACATCTcatgttaatgattttagtgctttctatgtatgggaagtagcacaagctggaatcaagattgccgggagaaatatcaataacctcagatatgcagatgataccacccttatggcagaaagtgcagagaaactaaaaagcctcttgatgaaagtgaaagtggagagtggaaaaagttggcttaaagctcaacattcagaaaacgaagatcatggcatccggtcccaccacttcatgggaaatagatgggaaacagtggaaacagtgtcagactttattttttggggctccaaaatcactgcatatggtgactgcagccatgaaattaaaagacgcttactccttggaaggaaagttatgaccaacctagatagcatattcaaaagcagagacattactttgccaacaaaggtccgtctagccaaggctatggtttttcctgtggtcatgtatggatgtgagagttggactgtgaagaaggctgagcgccgaagaattgatgcttttgaactgtggtgttggagaagactctcgagagtcccttggactgcaaggaggtccaaccagtccattctgaaggagatcagccctgggatttctttggaaggaatgatgctgaagctgaaactccagcactttggccacctcatgcgaagagttgactcattggaaaagactctgatgctgggagggattgtgggcaggaggagaaggggacaacagagcatgagatggctggatggcatcactgactcgatggacgtgagtctgagtgaactctgggagttggtgatggacagggaggcatggtgtgctgcgattcatggggtcgcaaagagttggacaccactgagcgactgaactgaactgatgtatgggaagatgcaagaattgggggTCATTGAAATTTTTCCTTAGACCCACATCTCATCTATCTAGGGGTGCACGTCCAAAGCACAGAAGGCTTCTTCCTGTTCTCCCCATTGGATGGCTGCAATGGGCTGCAATTTAATCCTTGTGGAACTGGACTGGTGGGGAGCAGCattctggttttgcttttttttttttttttttgccgcaccacgtagcatgtgaaatcttggttccccaaccaaggatcaaacctgtgctccttgCAGTCATGTGcagactggaccaccagggaagtccttgagctTTCTGCTTTTAGGACTCAGGACTCCAGGGTAACCAGCATTCCTGGGGGACATTCtgattttttctcctttgtttcttgttttggtttttaatacTGGTCTGACCCCTAAATGAATCTCAATATTTTTACCACCCCAGTCTCAACCAGACTGCTGTAATGTGCTTCTAGATCCTTGCACAATACGTAGGCTGGGCCTGgatctccttcccctccccatccTGCTGGACCACCCCAATTTCTCAGGGCAGACTCCTCCTGCCCTTCCCTGGAGCTCTATCATCGCCTTGGTGCTCAACCTCAAGTGTTGGCTGGAGTCTTCCTTGGTGGCAACGAGGACACTGCCCTCGTGGGCATCACAGGGCCTGTCTGTGCTGAGCTGCTCACCTGCCCCTGTGACCAGGGCCCAGGACATGGGCCAGAATCTGAGCCCTGCAGTGACCACTGCCCTGCCCTGCTGCACAGTGGTCCTTGAACTTTGGACCCAAGCACATAGGAGCTTCTGGCCGGCCCGGGCCGAGCTCTGCTGCGCTCACTCCCGCCACCCTGCAGTCCTGGATCCACTGCTCCTGGGCCACCAGCCTAATCAAAGAATCCCCTTGGCTTAGAACTCAGGCCCCATTGCAGACCCTGGAGGTCCAAGGCTGGCCGAAGACCACAGTGGGGCTTGCCGGGGAGTAGGCATGAGCAGGGAGGGCTGCCGCCCAGGGAGCAGCACctcagcccttctccaggggagtcccTCCCACACGCCCTTGGGACAGGGGCCTTGCTCCCCCTTACTCAGCTCCTGTGTGCCTCCCCCAACCCATCCATGCTGTGTGTCCTTTGCAGCCTGACTGGCCCAGATAGCCCTACCCAAGTCCCAGAAAGTGCGGGGCTGTCTCCTCCCTTCCAATCCCATCCCTCCCTCTGTAGGGTCCTGCCTCCTACCTAGAACTGGGCTACCACCTCCCTTGCCCTGCCCCAGTCTCCCTGTCCACTCCAGTCCTGTCCTGAGGATCAAATGATCCCACCCAGCTGAGGGCAGCTAGCTATGAACTTGGGTGACCCGGCTCCCCCAGGGCCTCCAAGTGGGCTTCAGGGTGGGGCCCCATCACAGGGAACCGTCAGACCCCTCTACACCTGAGGCTCTGGAGCTCTGCTGCCCACCTCACTAGGACCCCGACGGGAGGGGTGGTCTCAGGCTGAGAGCCACAGCAGAGCCAGAAAAGGTGGAAACATGTTTATTTGAGGCAGCGAAGCAGCAGGAgtgtggggtggagggagggggtgggcagcTGTGGGATCTGGGGCAGGAacagattcctgggtcagtagCCTAGACCTGGGAACAGGGGAAGCCCTGTCTCCCCAAAGGCCACCCTCTAAGTGAGTGAAATACAAGGACATGTGCAGAGATACCAGGGACTGGGGCTCTGTGCTGGTGCTTGGGGCTCCAGACACGCTTctgacccccacccctcccccaaacacactcacacatgcccAGCTGGGCGCATGGACCACACGCCTGTCCACACAGCACATCTTCTGCacttgggggcagggagggcctgGGATTAGGAGCCCCTCCCAGCATGTCCCTGGGACTCGGTTCTGACTCCCGAATCCTCAGGCTTTGTTCCCAGGTCCCCGTGGCAAGGCTGACCTGGAGGTAGGGGGAGCTTGCAGGTGTGGGTACAGGGGGCCAGGCCTGCCTGTGGGGACCCAGGGCTGAGAAGGTGGGACTAGCAGGGTGAGGAGTCAGAGGCGGCGGCTTTGAGATCCTCTTGGGTCTgggctttccttccttcctgagtTTTGGGAGCCGGGCTGGGCAGTCAGGGTCCAAACCGCAGCAGAGCCGCCAGCAGGCTGAGCAGGAGCCCCAGGACCAGCACAGGGGTGCTGGCCCGCGGCCCGCGGCCCGCCGCGCTGATGTTGCACAGGAAGCTCTGGCAGCAGGAGGTATCCATGGACGCCACGCCGAAGTTGAGGCTCGTGGAGCCGCAGATCGGGGAGCAGAACTTGTACAGGGAGTAGCCCAAGTCCACCACGTTCTCTGCGCCACCGGAAACGAGACTGTgagtggaggaggggtgggggaggctggggGGGGAGCCTGGCCGCCCAGCACCCGCACTCACTGAGGCCAGCGGATGCAGAGACCGTCACACAGTAACTGTCTGTGTCGGAGCAGATGGTCGGCTTCAGGCAATACCAGTTGCTTTTCACATTCTGGCAGGTGAAGCACACCAGGGAGTGGGCTGCAGGGGAGGGATGCAGTCTCATGCCGGGGAGTCCTCCGGtgccccctcccagccccgaCCCAGAGGCTCGAGGGCACCCCCTCTTGCGCAGGCACTGATGGGGCCCCTATGGTACATGGGGCCCAGGCTGGAGACCTGGAAGGACAAGGACACCATACCCTGGCCCTGGAGGGGTTCCAGCAATGTCCAAGTGTCGGGGCAGGGGAGGCAGTGAGTGGCACCAGTGACACGGCCACGGCCAGTTTGGAGGCCTGGGGCCCGGGGCACCTCACCTCGCTCCACGCCCAGGAGGGCAGCCAGCAGCAACGGCAGGAAGACCTTCATTCTGGAGGGACAGGGGTCTTGCTGGGCTCTCAGGAAGCTGCAGTCAGCCTTGTTCCAATGAGATGGCGTGCTGGGGGGCGGGCCTTGCTTCTCCCAATGGGGTCAGAGCTGTTGGCCCTGGGGGAACAGTTGGCGACCCCACTTTGTAGATGGGGGGGTGGGAGGTGCCAGAAGCAAGGCCAGAGTGCAGATGGTCTTTCTGCTCCATTCCGAACCCACCTCTCACTCAGCGCAG includes the following:
- the LY6E gene encoding lymphocyte antigen 6E — protein: MKVFLPLLLAALLGVERAHSLVCFTCQNVKSNWYCLKPTICSDTDSYCVTVSASAGLKNVVDLGYSLYKFCSPICGSTSLNFGVASMDTSCCQSFLCNISAAGRGPRASTPVLVLGLLLSLLAALLRFGP